From Candidatus Krumholzibacteriia bacterium:
GTTCAGATCACTCGGCCGACGGAACTCGCCCGGACCCTCGCCCTCGCGGCCGATGGTCCGCAGGTAGGTGCCGGACTGGTCGAAGATCCGCACCTCCGACAACTGCCCGTCGAGCACGTAGACGTCGTTCTGGTCGTCGACCACGATGTCGCTGATCACTCCGAAGAACTCTTCGGGAGCGTCACTGTACCCGCCGAGACGCCACATTTCGGTGAGCGGGATCTCGGTGGGCGGCAGGATCGGATCGGCGGGGTTCCGGACGTGGGCGACGCCGTCGACGTCGACCTCGTCTCCCGTCCAGGACTCGGCGAGAGCGGCTGGGGACAGGAACAGGGCCAGGGCGGTGGCCCCGAGGATGATCGGACGCATACGAAGGCCTCTCGGCTGGGGACGACCAGTGCGGGCGATACGGGGGGTTCGTCCCCCGGCCGCGCGCGGATGCGCGGCCCTTGCCCTCAGCGCACGACGAAGGCCCCGCGCAGGTCGCCGACCTCGAAGCCGGTGGCCCGGTCCTGCGGGTAGAGTTCGTCCAGCCGTCCCTTCAGTTCCGGCTCGAGCGTGGACTCCGGCCCGTGACAGTTCAGGCACAGCGCCGTGCCGATCCGGATCGCCCGCATGTAGGTGCGTTCGCCGTCGCGGGTGAAGACCGTGTCCTGCATCGCCGGCCGGGCCTCGAAGGCTTCCAGGACGGAGGCTTCGACGTCGGAGGGGGCGTTGGCCGGATTGCGGTTGTTCCTCGACACCCGGGCCACGTCGAGTTCGGTCTGCGTTCCGACTTCGCGGGCGATCTCCGGGGCGCGCGTGTGGCAGACCTCGATGGCCGCCACCGGACCGCCTTCCTGCATCGCCGCACTCAGCTCCTTCTTCAGGGCCACCTGCAGGCGATTCGTGGCGGCCTTCGCGTCGGCGGCGAAGTCCTCGGCACCGGCCTGCTGCGCCGAGCCCTCCGGGCGGTCACCCCGGGCCTCACCGCCGCCTCCACCGCAACCAGCCGCCACGAGAACCAGGGCCACCGCCATGCCGGCGGCGGAAAGGAGGGATCGCTGGAATCGCTGGATCATGATCGTCCTCCGCCGATGGGAGTCGAGAGATCCGGTCAGTCGACCACATTCCGCCGGAAAGAGAAAGGGGTGCGGTCCCGACCCTCGTCGTCCCCCTCGCGCTGGGCTTCCGAGGACGGACCCGCACCCCGACGGACAACGACGGCGGGATCCGTCCGGGTTCCCGGACGGCGAACTTCCGGTCACATTTTTTTCGGGGAACACCGCGGGCCTTTGCCGTGATGCTGGGATTCCGGATCGCACATGTCTTCCCCGAGCTCGCCGGACCCTGCCGCCCATGCTCTACGATCGTCTCGAACAGATCTGGCACGCCGACCCGACGCGCCGCGGCATCGCGTGGCTACTGGTCGTCGTCTTCCTCGGCGGGCTCGCGCTGATCGAGATCGAGCGTCAGGGCCTCAACCCGTGGCCAGGGCACCTCCCCACGAATCACTTCTACGCCGTCGGCTGGGCGCTCACGCTGCTGCTGGCCGTCGAGGTCCTCGACCTGGTGTTCTCGCTGTCGGGTTCGGTGAGCCTGTCGGCCGGCAAGCAGCTCGAGATCTTCTCGCTGGTGCTGCTCCGCAAGAGCTTCAGCGAACTGAAGGAGATGCCCGAGCCGGTGGTGGTCGAAACCTTCAGCGAGCCGATCCGTCACATGGCGGCCGATGCGGCCGGTGCCCTGGTGATCTTCGCTCTCGTCGGCGTCTACTACGCCATGCAGCGCCACATTCCCATCAGCGAGGACGAGTCCGAGAAGCAGGGCTTCGTCACCATGAAGAAACGGATCGCACTGGTCCTTCTGGTGGCCTTCGCCGGGCTGGGGATCCTCGAAATCGCGCGCGCCGCCACGGGGCGTACCGGCGGAGAGGGCTTCTTCGAGGTCTTCTACACGCTGCTGATCTTCGTCGACGTGCTGATCGCACTCGTCTCGATCCGCTACTCCACCGCCTACCACGTGGTGTTCCGCTACTTCGGGCTGGCGGTGGTCACCATGTTCATCCGTCTGGCGCTCGCGTCGCCGAGCTACCTGAACGCGCTGCTCGGCATCGGCGCTGCCGCCTACGCGGTGGCCCTGACCTACGCCGTGAACCGCGTGGTCAACCGCGTGCCGAATCGGGCACTGAAGCGTCCGATCCCATGAGCACGAAGGGCGCCCAGTAGTAGGGGTGCGCGGTCTCACGCTCGGACCACAGGGTGGCGCGAGCGCGGTTGAGCGCCTGGTCGACGGGGCGGCCACGGCGCAGCAACTCTTCGTAGAAGCGGGCCATGAGCCGGCCGGTCGAGGCGTCGGCCACCGGCCACAGGCTGGCCACCACCCGCCGCGCGCCGGCGGCGAGGAAGGCCCGCGTGAGACCCACGGTCCCTTCGCCGCGTTCCAGCTTGCCGCGGCCGGTGTCGCAGGCGCTCAGGACCACCAGCTCGGTGTCGAGCGGCAGGGCCATGATCTCGAGCGTGTACAGGTAACCGTCGTCGGTCCCGGTGCGATCGCGGGCGAGCGCGACGCTGGTCAGGGTGGGTTCCTCCCGGTCGACCAGACCGTGGGTGGCGAGGTGGACGATCGACGGACGATCCGATTCCAGGCGACGGCGCAGGGCGGTCTCGGTCGCCTCGGCCCCGACCAGACCGATCGTCTCGTCCCGACGCAGGCGTTGCAGCATCTCGATCTCGCGGCGCGACTGTGGCAACGGAGGCAGGACGTCGTCGGTGCCGACGCGGGAGGAGAGCGATTCGAAGTCGGGATCGGCCAGGGCCAGCACGGTCGCGGTGGCCGCCGCCGCTCCCTGGTCGCGCAGCTGCAGCAGGAGCGTGGCCGACGGCGCATAGCCGATCGAGACCTCGCGTGCGAGGTAGCGCGCGTCCTGCCAGTCGGGGCGCTCACCGGCGGGCTCGGTGAGCAGCAGCTCGAAGGGCAGCTCGAAGAGGATCCCGTCGGGCACGATCCACAGCCGCTCGCGGTCTGCGAACCGGGCCGCCACCGGTGCCACCAGCTCTCGGTACAGGGCGTGTGCTTCGGAGGCCAGGGCGCGATCGCCGAACCCGGGGGCCTGCAGGGCGTCGCGCAGGGCCACGATCCGCGCCTGGAGCTGGTCCCGCGGGGGCAGGACGTGCAGGGAATGACCCTCGGCATCGATCGCCCAGAGGTACGAGGCGTCGTCCCCGACGGCGTAGACGAGCGCGGCGGTCTCGTCGTCGAGCCGGGCGGACAGGTCGGACGGACCGGCCAGTGTCCCACCCGCCTGCAACCAGGGTGCGGTGTCGGCGAGCCGGGCGTCGAAGTGACGCGCTAGGCGTTCCTGCAGACGCTCACGCCGGGCGACGTCGGCGGAGTCGGCGCGGTCGAGGGCGTAGAGTGAATCGAGCAGGGCGGCGATGGCCGGATCACCGTCGGCCTCGAACGAGCGGGTCACCAGCTCCAGCAGACCGCGCGCACGCGCCCGCTCGGACGTCCGGAAGGCCAGCTCCGACCATTGCCGGCGGTCCCTGCGTTCGGCCTGCCGCGCGTAGAAGTGCACCACTTCCTCGTACACGGCGCTCCGCTGCTCGACCAGGTACCCGGTGCGCAACGCGCCGCCGCCCGCGGCCGCACGATGTCGCTCGAGGGCCTCGAAGGCCGCCTCGTAGTAGGTCCGCGCACTGTCGGGCGCCAGGGTCTCGAACGAGTCCCCGATCCCGGTCAGCGGGATCCACTCGAGCTCGGCGCGACCGTTGCGCAGCAGCGAAGCGCGAACCGAGCGCAGCTCCTCGCGCGCCGCGCCATAATGCCCCATCGAGGTGAGCGCGTTGCCGCGCGTCGCCCGCAGGGGCGTGGTCAGGTCGGCCTCGACGTCCGGGTGGCGGTCGAGCGTGGAGCCCGTCAGGTCCAGGGCTTCTCCGAAGCGTCCGAGTGCGACCAGCGCATCCGCCGCCACGCGAGCGGCGGTCAGCTCGTGGAGGGCGGCATCCGCCTCGCGCGCCAGCTCCAGGGCGCGCCGTGCCGTGTCGAGCGCGCCCTCGTGATCGCCGGCCGTCGCACGGGCGAGGGCGAGGTTCGTGCGGGCGATCGCCACGAACTCCGGAACGTCGAGCTGCAGTGCGAGGTCGCGAGCGGCCGCGAGCTCCTCGGCCGCGCGGTCGAGATCACCGAGGGCGAGCAGGGCCTGTCCGCGCTCGGTGCTCAGGCGGAAGGAAAACTGGGGGTCGATCTCGTCGCCGGCCAGTGCCTCGACCCGTGCGATCTCGTCGATCGATTCCCTCAGGCGCCCCTGTTCGCGCAGAGCGCCGGCCAGGTCCAGACGGATGCCCGCCTCGAACTCGGGGGCCGCATCGATCAGCTCCAGGGCCTGGCGCAGGGACTGCGCCGCGTCACCCGTGCGCTGCATGTTCCGGTACAGCGCTCCCACCGCGTGCAGGGCCTCGAGACGACGCCGGTCGTTCCCGCTGGCCTCGAGCACCGGAACGGCCTCTTCCAGCAGTCGGCGGGCCTCGACCAGACGTCCCAGCGCCTGCTCGCAGTTCGACGCGTAGGTCAACGACGTCGCCAGGCCCACCCGATCGCCGGTGCGCGTGCGCACTTCGATCGCACGGCGATACCAGCGCAGGGCCTCCTCGAATTCGTTCTGTTGGAAGTGGACCGACCCCAGGCCGTTGAGCGTGCGGCCCTCGAGGATCCGATCGTCGATCGCGCGCCGCGCCTCGAGCGCACGCTCGTAGGCCGACTCCACGGCCGCCCAGTCGCCGGCGTACCAGTGGGCGACACCCTGTGTCCCCAGGTTGATCGCCACCGCCCGGCGATCGCCGATGGACTCGTAGAGGGACCGTGCCTCGCGCAGCAGTTCGACGTCGCGGGCGGGATCGCCCGCCTGCCGGGCCTCGGCCGCCCGGGCCTCGAGCTGCGCAGCGCGATGCTTCGTCGCGCGGTCGGTATCGCTGCGGTCGCGGTGGGCCGCCACCAGCTGCCCCGGAACGCGCGACCCTCCGTTGCCCATGTGGAGCCCCGCCAGGCGCGCCGCGAGCTCGACGTTCTCGGCCGCCCCTTCCGGGTCCTCCCCTTCGATCTCGAAGGCGATGTCGAGGAGCTGGCCGACCGCCGCCCCCACGAGCACCGAATTCTCGGCCACCGCGTCGCGCAGCTCCGACGGATCGTCGAGCCCGGCGAGCGAATCCGACTGCACGAGAAAACGCACGACCGGGTCCGCCCCCGCTTCGCGAACAAAAAGCGAGCAGAAGATCAAGAAAACGAAAAGGAACGAGGAGCGGAAACTCTGCATGATGGCTCGGAACTCCGGGACACGGCGGATCGGGGCGGACGACTCCGTGAAGGGCAGGGCGAGATCCAGTACGTCACCAGGACGGATCACCGTCAAGAATCTTCCCGCTCGATTTCTGGACTTGCTAGACTGTGATCTCTGCGCCCGGAACCGGCAGGTCCGCCGGCTCGCCCCCGACTCGGACACTCCAAACGACCCGAACAGGAGTCATTGCCCATGTGCGCCCGTCTGCTCCGCGGTCTCGTCCTGCTCACGGCGATCGGTCTCTTCGCCGTGCCGCACGACGCCCACGCCACCCAGGTCCTCGCCCTCGATCTCGACGAGCTCGGCCGCGAATCGCGGCTCGTCGTCGAGGGCCGCGTCGTCGATCAGCGTGCGTTCTGGAACGAACGCCACACCCACATCCTCACCGCCGTCGACGTCGAGGTCGACCGTGCCCACAAGGGTGACGCCCCGCGCCGGCTGACGGTGGTCCAGGCGGGGGGCGAACTCGACGGCGTGCGCATGACGGTGCACGGCATCACCCGGTGGCGCCAGGGCGAGCGCGTGCTGCTCTTCCTCGAGCCGGCCTTCGACCGGTCGTACCGCGTGGCCGGCTTCTCGCAGGGCAAGTTCGACCTGCGCACCGATCCCGAGACGGGCGAGACGGTGGCCGTGCGGCCCGCGCTCGGCGTCGAGACCATCGGCACGGCGGCCGACACCGATCGCGCCCTGCGGCTGCCGCTGCGCCGCGTGCTCGAACGCGCCGAACTGAACGTGCGGGAGGAGCGGTGATGATGAACAAGCTCCTGCTGCTCACCGCGCTCCTGCTGCTGCCCACCACCGCCTTCGCCCAGGTCGACACCGACGGCGACGGCGTGCCCGACGTCGACGACGACTGCCCCGCCGACGACGCCAGCTTCTTCGACGGCGACGGTGACGGTTGCATCGATCCCTTCGCCCACGCCCGTCACGTCGAGTTCCTCGATCCCGCCGATCTGCCGCTGGAGTACGTGATCCACGAGGACGGCGCGCCGAACATCGCCGACGACACCACGCCCTTCGCGCCGGGCGCCGACCTGCAGGCGGTGCAGGACGGGTTCGCCGTGTGGGACGGCGTGGCCGACGCCACGCTGTCGTCGAGCTATCTCGGCACCACGACCGAGCGCAACGCCGACGGCATGGACGGCATCAACCACGTGACCTTCCGCGACGAGGACTTCCTGGCGTTGTTCGGCAACGCGGTGATCGCGGTGGGCATCACCACGTCGTTCACCGAGCCGACCGAGTTCCAGGGCGCGACCGTCCGACCGGGCCGGATCGTCGACGCCGACATGCTGTTCAATCCGAACCGCACCTTCAGTGCGGGCACGTCGGACTCGGCGGTGGAGATCGTCGCGGTCGCCACGCACGAGGCCGGGCATCTGTTCGGTCTGAACCACAGCGCCCTGCCCGACGCGACCATGTTCCCGGCGCTGCCGGCCGGCTTCGACGCCACCACGCTCGAGATCGACGACGAGGTCCTGGCGTACATGTCGTACCCCGACCCCGCGTCGGTGGCGAACGCGACGCAGATGTCCGGGCTGGTGACCGACGGCACCGCGGGCATTGCCGGCGCGGCCGTCTTCGCGCTGCCGGCCGGCACCGACACGCCGGTGGCCGTACAGTTCACGCTCCCCGACGGATCGTGGACCCTCGCGGGCCTACCGCCGGGCGACTACGACGTGTTCGTGGCGCCGCTCGACGGCGGCGACGCCGTCTCGGGCGTCGTTCCGGGTTACGTCAACGATCTCGTGAACGACACCGCGCAGACCCTCTTCCTGTCGGAGTTCCACAGCACGCCCGAGTCGCTCGACGACGACCGCGATGCGCGCACCTCGATCACCCTCGCGCCCGGCGCGCCGGTGACCGGGGTGGACGTCGTGACCAATTCCGACCTCGATGCCCCCGTCGTGCTCACGAGCACACCGACCAACGGCACCGAGGACTACGCCGACGACGGGGTGATCCTCGTGCAGTTCTCCGAGCCGATCGACTTCGACACCCTCGCCGGGGGCGGAACCGATCGCATCCGGCTCGAGCGGCAGGACACCGGCGGTCCGGTGGCCCTGCAGGGCCAGGTGGTCGGCGTGGGCGACCAGGACGTCGTGGCCTTCAATCCGGCGGTGCCGCTGCAGTTCGGGGCGACGCACACGCTCACCATCGAACCCGGCGTGACCGACCTCTTCGGCAATCCGTTGGCGAGCACCTTCACCGCCGAGTTCACGGTCGAGCCGGCACCCCCGCTCGAACTCACGTCGATCGCACCGCAGCTGATCATCCCCGAAACGGTGGTCGTGATCAGCGGGCAGGGCTTCGACACGGCCGACCCGAGCTCGAACGTGGTGTCCTTCGACGGAATCACGGTTCCCGCGAGCCAGGCCACGACGACGAACCTGGTGGCCACCGTGCCCGAGGGCGTTCCCCTGGGTGCGTTCCCGGTGAGCGTCAGCAACTCGCAGGGCGCCGCTCCGGCCCCGCTGTCGGTCGAGGGCGTGACCACCACCGACGTGGCCCGCGCCACCCCGATCGCCGACATCGCCCTCGACGGCCGGCCCAACGACCTGGCCGTCCTCCCCGACGCCGACTGGACCCTGGCCGCCACCGACTTCGGTCTGGAAGCCGTGGTGACCGAGGGCAGCAGTGCGGCCTTCGGCAACGTCCTGCGCCGCGCCTTCGCCGGCG
This genomic window contains:
- a CDS encoding DUF3365 domain-containing protein — its product is MIQRFQRSLLSAAGMAVALVLVAAGCGGGGGEARGDRPEGSAQQAGAEDFAADAKAATNRLQVALKKELSAAMQEGGPVAAIEVCHTRAPEIAREVGTQTELDVARVSRNNRNPANAPSDVEASVLEAFEARPAMQDTVFTRDGERTYMRAIRIGTALCLNCHGPESTLEPELKGRLDELYPQDRATGFEVGDLRGAFVVR
- a CDS encoding CHAT domain-containing tetratricopeptide repeat protein — protein: MRFLVQSDSLAGLDDPSELRDAVAENSVLVGAAVGQLLDIAFEIEGEDPEGAAENVELAARLAGLHMGNGGSRVPGQLVAAHRDRSDTDRATKHRAAQLEARAAEARQAGDPARDVELLREARSLYESIGDRRAVAINLGTQGVAHWYAGDWAAVESAYERALEARRAIDDRILEGRTLNGLGSVHFQQNEFEEALRWYRRAIEVRTRTGDRVGLATSLTYASNCEQALGRLVEARRLLEEAVPVLEASGNDRRRLEALHAVGALYRNMQRTGDAAQSLRQALELIDAAPEFEAGIRLDLAGALREQGRLRESIDEIARVEALAGDEIDPQFSFRLSTERGQALLALGDLDRAAEELAAARDLALQLDVPEFVAIARTNLALARATAGDHEGALDTARRALELAREADAALHELTAARVAADALVALGRFGEALDLTGSTLDRHPDVEADLTTPLRATRGNALTSMGHYGAAREELRSVRASLLRNGRAELEWIPLTGIGDSFETLAPDSARTYYEAAFEALERHRAAAGGGALRTGYLVEQRSAVYEEVVHFYARQAERRDRRQWSELAFRTSERARARGLLELVTRSFEADGDPAIAALLDSLYALDRADSADVARRERLQERLARHFDARLADTAPWLQAGGTLAGPSDLSARLDDETAALVYAVGDDASYLWAIDAEGHSLHVLPPRDQLQARIVALRDALQAPGFGDRALASEAHALYRELVAPVAARFADRERLWIVPDGILFELPFELLLTEPAGERPDWQDARYLAREVSIGYAPSATLLLQLRDQGAAAATATVLALADPDFESLSSRVGTDDVLPPLPQSRREIEMLQRLRRDETIGLVGAEATETALRRRLESDRPSIVHLATHGLVDREEPTLTSVALARDRTGTDDGYLYTLEIMALPLDTELVVLSACDTGRGKLERGEGTVGLTRAFLAAGARRVVASLWPVADASTGRLMARFYEELLRRGRPVDQALNRARATLWSERETAHPYYWAPFVLMGSDASVPDSARG